The Methanobacterium sp. genome has a window encoding:
- a CDS encoding DUF2283 domain-containing protein: protein MNNKPVIKNEFDINHDYDVQNDSLFLYVTDDYTYKHSLRLDKDIILNFDENNVPVALEILHASHILDANKFDLTKPMGLNMEIVIGKDFIRIKADFTIIIRNKPTPLDLDIAGKNSINLPSQKAHFAKAAV from the coding sequence ATGAATAATAAACCGGTTATTAAAAATGAATTTGATATAAATCATGATTATGATGTCCAGAATGATTCATTATTCCTTTATGTAACCGATGATTATACATATAAACACTCTTTACGTTTAGATAAAGATATAATATTAAATTTTGATGAAAATAATGTGCCTGTAGCTTTAGAAATACTTCATGCTTCTCACATTCTTGATGCTAACAAATTTGATTTAACAAAACCTATGGGCCTTAATATGGAAATAGTAATAGGTAAAGATTTTATTCGTATTAAAGCTGATTTTACAATAATCATTAGAAATAAACCTACCCCATTAGACCTTGATATTGCAGGTAAAAATAGCATTAACTTACCTTCTCAAAAAGCACATTTTGCTAAAGCAGCTGTTTAA
- a CDS encoding HEPN domain-containing protein, with amino-acid sequence MKEWEKHLERAEEKLKSAHILFDNNMLADSISESYYSMYHAAKALLALKNVYPRTHAGLVSQFGLNFAAEGLIEDFYAKSLAKAETKREKADYDVFYVPSRDESELLLEDAAKFLNRINMAIIDINDLKGKKD; translated from the coding sequence ATGAAAGAATGGGAAAAGCATCTGGAGAGGGCTGAAGAGAAGTTAAAATCAGCCCATATACTATTTGATAATAATATGCTCGCTGATTCTATCAGTGAGTCTTACTATTCTATGTATCACGCAGCTAAGGCACTTTTGGCTTTAAAAAATGTGTATCCCAGAACACATGCAGGTCTTGTATCACAATTTGGATTAAATTTTGCTGCTGAAGGATTGATTGAGGATTTTTATGCCAAAAGTTTGGCAAAAGCCGAAACAAAGCGTGAAAAAGCAGACTATGACGTATTTTATGTTCCTTCACGAGATGAATCAGAATTATTACTTGAAGACGCAGCAAAATTTTTAAATAGAATAAATATGGCAATTATCGATATAAATGATTTAAAAGGTAAAAAGGACTGA